A single genomic interval of Malania oleifera isolate guangnan ecotype guangnan chromosome 13, ASM2987363v1, whole genome shotgun sequence harbors:
- the LOC131146833 gene encoding putative glycerol-3-phosphate transporter 1: MGSSSGPAPGRKYSKPLGIRFFEHIKKTKLSFKTHQTIVLIVTFVAYTSYHAARKTTSVVKSALDPQSSDFRMKFFPLRITHFHGPIESEKFSWVLGSGWAPFNGSDGTALLGEIDVAFLSVYALGMYFSGQLGDRLNLRILLTVGMVGTGLFTSLFGVGYWANIHNFYYFLIVQMFAGLFQSTGWPSVVAVVGNWFGKKRRGLIMGIWNAHTSVGNISGSLIASALLQYGWGWSFVVPGLLIAFIGLVVFLLLPVSPDSVGADRDEDALASPEKIGEGLAEPLLGSDTDVEEKAVGFIEAWKIPGVAPFAFCLFFAKLVAYTFLYWLPFYISHTEIDGKYLSDETAGNLSTLFDVGGVIGGILAGHISDRLNARAITAASFMYCAIPSLFLYRCYGDISLCLNAILMLITGLFVNGPYALITTAVSADLGTHNSLNGNSRALATVTAIIDGTGSVGAALGPLLTGYISAKSWSAVFTMLMASALVAGLLLTRLVVTEVNAKIEESRSQRGQSSRSPAAAPEV, encoded by the exons GCATACACCAGCTACCATGCTGCTCGAAAAACCACTAGCGTTGTCAAGAGTGCCCTTGATCCGCAGTCATCGGATTTTAGGATGAAGTTTTTCCCCTTGCGAATAACTCACTTCCATGGACCGATTGAAAGCGAGAAATTTTCGTGGGTGCTTGGGAGTGGTTGGGCTCCTTTCAATGGATCAGATGGCACAGCCTTGCTTGGTGAAATTGATGTGGCTTTCCTCTCAGTATATGCTCTGGGAATGTACTTCTCTGGACAGTTGGGTGACAGATTGAATTTGAGAATACTTTTGACAGTGGGAATGGTAGGAACTGGTTTGTTCACTTCACTTTTCGGTGTTGGCTACTGGGCAAACATTCATAATTTCTACTACTTCTTAATAGTTCAAATGTTTGCCGGACTGTTTCAATCAACCGGATGGCCTTCGGTGGTTGCCGTTGTTGGGAACTGGTTTGGGAAGAAAAGGAGAGGGCTGATTATGGGTATTTGGAATGCTCATACATCTGTTGGGAACATTTCGGGTTCTTTGATTGCTTCAGCGCTACTTCAATATGGATGGGGTTGGTCTTTTGTGGTGCCTGGTCTTCTTATTGCTTTCATTGGTTTGGTGGTTTTTCTGCTGTTGCCGGTTAGTCCTGATTCAGTAGGAGCTGACAGAGATGAGGATGCTTTGGCGTCTCCTGAGAAAATTGGGGAGGGACTAGCAGAACCTCTTTTAGGATCAGATACAGACGTTGAGGAGAAAGCCGTGGGGTTCATTGAAGCATGGAAGATTCCTGGAGTCGCTCCATTTGCTTTTTGCCTGTTCTTTGCCAAATTGGTCGCCTATACATTTCTATATTGGCTCCCTTTCTACATTTCCCACACAG AGATAGATGGCAAGTATTTATCTGATGAGACAGCCGGAAACTTATCTACGTTGTTTGATGTTGGAGGAGTGATCGGAGGAATTCTTGCAGGCCACATTTCTGATCGCTTGAATGCGAGAGCCATAACAGCAGCGAGTTTCATGTATTGTGCCATCCCTTCTCTCTTTTTATACCGGTGTTATGGAGACATTTCCTTGTGCCTAAATGCCATCCTAATGCTCATCACTGGATTGTTCGTGAATGGGCCTTATGCTCTTATAACCACGGCTGTTTCAGCTGACTTGGGAACCCATAATTCCTTGAACGGGAACTCTCGCGCTTTGGCAACTGTGACAGCCATTATAGATGGAACGGGCTCTGTTGGGGCTGCCCTCGGACCATTATTAACTGGTTATATATCTGCCAAGAGCTGGAGTGCAGTCTTTACAATGCTGATGGCATCCGCCCTCGTGGCAGGCCTGCTTCTAACAAGGCTTGTTGTGACCGAGGTGAATGCTAAGATTGAGGAATCGAGATCACAAAGAGGGCAATCCTCAAGATCTCCTGCAGCAGCACCTGAAGTGTGA